ACGAAATGATGATAAATATAATCGCATATTTTAAAATAGAAAGGAATTTACTCTTAATAAATGGTATTAATTCCATTTAGCGTTTTGCATCTTACTTGTTTTTACAAAAGAGAAGTAATATTATTTTATAAATAAAAATTATGCAAACATATATTGAAATCCGTTCAACAAAAATTCCTGCATTAGGTTACGGTACGTTCCTTCTCCCGGGAAAAGAATGTCTCGACGGAGTTGCCGATGCATTGAACATTGGCTACCGGCATATCGACACTGCTCAGGCTTATAAAAACGAAGAAGAAGTTGGTACTGCTATAAAAAATACATCTGTTAAACGTGATGAAATATTTGTAACAACAAAAGTGACTCCGCGTAATTTTTCGGTTGAAAATTTTCTTCCTTCAGTAGAAGAAAGCCTTCAAAAATTGCAGATGGACTCTGTTGACATGCTGCTTCTTCACTGGCCATCGGATGATGAAACAAACAAAATAGCTGTCGAGCAGTTAGCAATAGCTCAGCAGAAGGGTTATGCAAAACTAATCGGGGTAAGCAATTTCACTCTAAGCCAGATGTATACTGCATTAAAGCAGGCAGATATCTGCTGCAGTCAGGTTGAGTATCATCCGTACTTCGCTCAGAAAAAAGTTCTTCCTTATGTTCATAGCCACAATATGTTTCTCACTGCATACAGACCTTTGGCTGATGGAAAAATTCTCAAAGATGAACTTATCATTTCATTGGCAGAAAAATGTAATCACTCTCCTGCACAGATTGTTTTACGATGGTTCCTTCAGCAGAAAGATGTTGCTACAATTCCGAAAGCTTCCGATGAAAAACATCGCAGAGATAATTTCGATATCTTTGATTTTGAACTAAGCGATGATGATATGAAAGAAATAACCGGACTTGATACAGGCAAGAGAATGGTTGACCCTCCTTTTGCTCCCAAGTGGGATGATTAACCTATCTGCTTAGTTTTGTGAATGAAGAATTTTCGTCGGTAACACCTTTATCCATAATTATATAATAAGGGATATCAGCAGGAAGTTTTTCTTTCCCGCAGATGAAAAGAATCTTTGAAAGCATTACGCCTTCTTCGCAATTTTGCATGACCACTGTTGCGCTTTGGCAGTCACGGGCAGGGAAGCCGTTCTTCGGATTAAATATGTGATGATACCTTATTCCGTTTATTATGCTGTACCTTTCATAGTCACCGCTTGTAAGCACAGCACAGTCTTCAACTTCAATTCGCTTTACAATGTTTAGGTTTTCACGCGGGTCTTTCACTCCAATTATCCATTTACTGCCGTCACTTTTTCTTCCGCTTGCGTAAATATCGCCGCCGCCGTTAATCAGGAAATTTTTAACTCCTCTCCCATGTAAAATCATTACTGCTCTGTTCAATGCATAACCTTTCGCTATTCCACCCAAATCTATTTTCAATCCTTTTTTAAGAAATGATATTGTAGTATCATTGGGATTCAGCGCCAAATTTTTGTAACCGACGTATGTAAGAAGATGTTTTATAAGAGATGAGTCGGGCGGAGTTTTTAACGGATGGTCAGAATTAAATCCCCAGTAATCTGTCAGCGGTCCCACTGTAATATCAAAGTAGCCGTCGTACAGTTCGGAGTATATAATACTTCTCTTTATTAATTCGTAAAGTTCAAAACTGATTTTCACTGGGAAGGAAGCAGCGTTGTTGTTCACGTAACTCATTTCAGTTGAGTCTTTGTAGTTGCTTGCAAATTTTTCTATGCGTTCAATTTCTTTGAAGGCATAATAAATTGCCTTCCTGCATGAATCTATGCTTCCGTGAATTGCAGTTAT
The genomic region above belongs to Bacteroidota bacterium and contains:
- a CDS encoding aldo/keto reductase, with protein sequence MQTYIEIRSTKIPALGYGTFLLPGKECLDGVADALNIGYRHIDTAQAYKNEEEVGTAIKNTSVKRDEIFVTTKVTPRNFSVENFLPSVEESLQKLQMDSVDMLLLHWPSDDETNKIAVEQLAIAQQKGYAKLIGVSNFTLSQMYTALKQADICCSQVEYHPYFAQKKVLPYVHSHNMFLTAYRPLADGKILKDELIISLAEKCNHSPAQIVLRWFLQQKDVATIPKASDEKHRRDNFDIFDFELSDDDMKEITGLDTGKRMVDPPFAPKWDD
- a CDS encoding FAD:protein FMN transferase, giving the protein MKSAILFFILFFISFYSYAFSQDTAVSFEMSASKQLMGTEFEITAIHGSIDSCRKAIYYAFKEIERIEKFASNYKDSTEMSYVNNNAASFPVKISFELYELIKRSIIYSELYDGYFDITVGPLTDYWGFNSDHPLKTPPDSSLIKHLLTYVGYKNLALNPNDTTISFLKKGLKIDLGGIAKGYALNRAVMILHGRGVKNFLINGGGDIYASGRKSDGSKWIIGVKDPRENLNIVKRIEVEDCAVLTSGDYERYSIINGIRYHHIFNPKNGFPARDCQSATVVMQNCEEGVMLSKILFICGKEKLPADIPYYIIMDKGVTDENSSFTKLSR